The region AGAAGGCTCTTGCATACTCGTGTCTCTCTTAGATGCGCTTTCCCCCCCGCCCCCTACACTGGCGTGTAATAACAGAGAGCCCGTTCACCTTCCAAACCAGCCGGCAGcgttaatttttcaataaagctTTTGTTCTACCTAGATGAATTAATTGTGGAGGAGCTGCCACCTTGGATCTTACTTTGTTAAAGACGGTCACATATGATATGAGGatgtttgaatttttgttgtatgtTTTCCTCGATTGAGACTTCAATAGCTGCTGCCAATACATGATGAGTTCTCAAGGTAATTTTGTACGCAAGGTGGCGTTTTTTTGGTCTTGCATCTCATTTGGAATATGATTCTATGATAAGTTGTGCTAGCATAACCGTGCTGTCTTGCGCTTGTGTGTGGTTCCATGGCATAATCATCCTACTTTCCGAAAAGTATCTGATGTGTGATTTGAGTTGTCCACGTTCGCGAGGGTTGGATTGATTATTATCTTAGCCCAGCCCTCTCTCATTTTCATATTCGAAGGGAACCACAAGCTACACAACGACATGTTCCTCGACCAGTCCATTGTAGATTCATGGCTTTCAAGAACTCCGCGCCATTGAGATCTAGATCCATTTTAATAGAAAACTTTAGGTAATGTTCAGTATCATTTTGactttctatttctttatttccttttctaaaacaaaaaaaaaagcatgtttgGTTACATTGTTGAGTGTTTTTTAAGaacaatttttaatcaaaataatttctttaagcAACCAAAAATGGTTAtatatgctgttttttttttaattaattatcatacaTCATGTACATTATCATTATACTCCCACCACAACAACCACTATCATTGATATTTGCTTCCACAAAAGATTCTACCTTCTCACTCTGAAAAATCTGAAGAAAGAGATAAATAGtctaaattaagataatattacTCATAACTATGATTACAGCAGGtcattttcattatcatttctTCAACACATCCAtatcttttaacattatcacattattttaataaaattcacaaaCATATTATGACTATCTTTGACTCTTACCAGTAAAATAAAAGTCATCATAAACTTTGTATTACTACAATCCCTATTATCATTTCTACCatcatattaatattatcatttctttctgtttttgaaataaaaaatcaaaaaaataagaaaatgataaatgaaaattacaaaactatttttcaaatgtAAACGTCAACCTAAAATAGTGAAGTCGCTCTTCTCTTTTATCAGGGAAAAGATCACAAGGAATTGGAAAAGGGGGCTGGATGTAGTATAGAAAACACGTGAATAATCTTAGTGGGATAGAAAAAATCTATGAcgatattaacaaaaactaaagctCGTGGTTGGGTAAAATACTATAGCAACTTTTActgttaattcttttatatatttttcaaattttttattttaattctcaatttcttttaaaaaatgattgggCTATTAGGAGCCCAGATTTAACTtaattgcatgatttttttaaaagaatagttaaataaaaaaattaaatgaaaaacatgggCAGCACCGATACCaactttgagttttgtttttgaaaaatttatttttattctttattttttttagttacgAGGTGATTGatccctataatttttttaaaaaaatacattttgataCCGAACTTCATTTCCtttattgttttagatttttttttatgaaaaagaaagaggggGTCATTAGATTCCAATTTAGAATGAAAAAGTTGTTACTGACAGTAATTTCCAGGTGTTTTGGGTTAAATATTGgttcaaaatggatttttgaatgaaaaaaacgaaccttattttttcaacagtcattatattgttttttttagattttttagtcttttttaaatagagattattttttaattatattgggtgtgtttagttttttagaaGGTTAGTATGgttcatttgtaattttttaatatattttatataaattaaatttttatttttctattgtaTTTTTAGTATGTAtagccttgcataatatttttttcttttattttattcaatacatTTTATGTGTGTCGATTTatattacaaattgattttaataaataaattcactaaaaacaactaagtaaataatttgtattgtgatattaaataatttgatttgcATTTgtctcataattttttcaattatgtatttatttactgttaatgatttttttttctatttatttacacaatggtttgtaattatttaattaaatgggtGCATAAGTTTTTCGATgtacatttatgattttttatgtaaggaattacattgaaaaattttacatgttcaatttttttttattatgtattagtgttttcaatttgattttatttttgtgattttttattttcagtttcacctttcaatacaagtagatgatttttttaaaaattttggttctttctttctttttttttttcataaaatttcagttcttttattaatgtcttttttatatgtcttttttaaaataatttttaaatttatgcttTAATAAATACCTCttctttgttatttgttatttgttttttcgttttttattctttttttaaatatttttttaattataccgAACGTGTTTAATGTTATACAAAATTAGAGTATGATCCACctataagtttttaaataaaacaagtttatttagttaatcaaaaatataatctgagttattaaatttttgtcTATAAAATGTATTTACAATacttaaatatatttcataaaaaataatacgtACATGAAACATAGCGGGAGAAGCATCCTAGCTAAAGCCAACTAATGATGTCCATGAAGCTTTTACTTGGGTCTCGGAAACCATAGCAAGCATCACCTTTTTTAAGCTCAGAAAAACAAACAGGTAAAGTGAAAAGGTACGAAATAACAGGACATTCAATCATCAATTATGACCTTCGGTAAAGTTAAATGTAGTCTAGAACCATCGGTCCATTAATGTATTTGGAAGGATtgttatagatattttttaaaatatttttttattttaaaaaattatttttgatattagtacatcaaaataatttaaaaatattaatttaaaataaaataaaataaatattaattttttaaaaaatatttttaaaacattaaaaaaaaaatcagcacgaagtcttttttttggttctttggaATTGGCTAGTTGCagtgtattttaattaaagcaAGACAGAGAAAAGATGAATGGAAAAATTATCTCCATTTCACACTGCTACTTTCTCGAGAACAATCATCTCCAGGAAGAAAAGTTCTTTTCGAGGATCAATCAGTCAATTCCTTCAAAGATTTGTAATGGTTCCAAGGAGAGACTGTAACAATGTCGGTCGACGTATCAACTCGCTAGAAGGCTGATCCCAGGAGCGGATGTTTTACATGGAGGGTGGGGGAACCTGGCATCCCAAAACTTCAGAATTTCTTACATTTTGgctctaatattttaaaatttttagttatACCCTTTAATTTAACATGTTTTGTTTCCAAAATTGTCCACCGATCTAAATTTCTAGTTCCACCCCAGAAAAAGGTTGTGCCACAGTGCATTCAAAAAGTGTTCCATACCACCATgaaaatccttttgtttttctcacggTGCCCACGAAATTTAGTTCATCAATCCAATTGTTTCGATTGGAGAtactttgtttttgtattttaatttttttttaaattgaatatttttttttatcttttttccttactttaaattaatttatatatatatatatatatttctggataattttgatgtattaatattaaaaataaaattaaaaaaatatttcaacctTAATGTGATATGCCTCGACAACAGCAACAGTTGGATGCCAGCATGTACATGGCAGCATATCAACTGTTCTTGTAGCGGTTCCAAGTTCACCACTACAGGAATTTTAAGCAAACCATCATCATCAACTGGTTCATTCTGTCTGAGTAATTAATCGAGGAACCACCTTCCATGATCAAATGCAACATGGAGGCAGGCAAATGAAAAGAATCGAGTCACAAGAGGATAAAATGTCATGCGTTAAAGCTAGATTATATATCTTCACCGTAATACAGGTATACAACGAGAAATTATTGTATGAACTAAATTCACACAGATCAAACCAGTTGCAGAAGTTCACTGCACAACCGATAATAATCCAGGATTCATAACAATAATTCACTATTTTGATTTACATAATGGTTAgagttttatgaataaaaagatTCATCATAAACATTTGTTCAACGAAGATTCCACCCTTTAGACATCCCTTGTCACTATACAAAAATTTCCTATATATGTAGCCCACTTTATTCTTCTGTGTCCTCTCAATTTGCAGCAAATCAAGGGAATAAtcgccccttttttttttctagacttgcttttcttttttcttcttcaaccaATGATTCTATCTTTTGGACTTGGACAAGTCTACCCCACGATTTCCCAGGTACTTTTGATGTCGAAGAGGTCGAAAACAAGACACCATAGTATTCAGATTCTTTCATCCGCCAGATAGCTATACCTCTGCAAGTATTGAACTGGTAGTTCTTCTATTCCCCCAGATTTAATAAAAAGGTTGTACCAGAATTCCATGCTATCGTCAACCTTTGGACCGTAACCATAACATCCTGCCGGTTCCATAGTGTTTGGTGAGGGGAATGGAAATTGTGAGTCGTCTAGAAAATTTGATGATGGCATGCCAGAATTCTCAACCATTTCTGGTTCTGACCAGAAATCTTCATCAATCACTGGATAAATCTCTGATGAGTCTATGTTTTCAACCTTGATCAAGCCGGTGTTGTTTGTTTCTGAAGTGGTGACTGAAGTATCCGTGACTGAGGAGTGATCACTAGAAGAGGGTTGAGGGGACATCTGCGCGTACTCTATGCTCTTACACCCTGAAAGAGAAGGAATAGTCGAATTTGCCGATTGTGATAGTTTATTGTCATTGAGATGACAATCTGGTATTCTGATGTGTTGTTGTGACTTGGATTCGCCATTTTGTTTGAGTCTTTTTAGCAAGTGGGTGTGCCATACATTCTTAATCTCATTGTCTGTCCTTCCTGGTAATCTTGATGCAATTGCTGACCACCtggaaaattgaagaaaatttgtGAGATAATGAGTTggacaggaaaaaaaaggttcatgCGGAACAGCAAGTAACTTGATCTGCATCGAAAACAAAATCTCATGATCTACTTATGATTGACATCGAGCTGTACAATTTCCTCTTGTGGTTACCTAAATTAATCAGGGAATCTCTCAACTCCAATTATAATTCgtttctcatctttttttaaaaaaactttctgTTTCAGTGGTGGGGTTCCTGTTCCAGTTACTGCAGTCTGATAAAACAGAAGAACTTTTTCGATAACATAGCTTCAGTCCCTACTGAATTTGAAGCAGAAAACACGTTTGTTTCCGTGAATTCAACTTCTAGACCCCACcaaataattaatgaagaaGAGAGAACCTATGCAAACACAAATTGCCATTTTGTCATTGTttatttgataagttaattaaTGGTGATGAAGCAATTTAAATCTAATGAATAATGGAGGTTTCCAAGAGCAAACAAGAAATCACTTCATATATAGAATTTGACACAATCCAAGCAGTGCGTACCTATTTCCAAGAATTTCATGCAACTTGATGATAGTTTCCTCTTCTTCCTTGCTGAAGTTGCCTCTCTTTATATCTGGCCGCAAGTAGTTTACCCAGCGGAGTCTGCAACTCTTGCCACATCTTTGTAAGCCTGCAGAGAAGAGAAATAAAACATTAGCCATGCAATAGAGATAACCAGGACCCTCTTAACTAAGATAGCTTATTAGACTAATTTGGTTCAAAACTCTCATTATAACTTTGCTTTGACAGATATCATTCATCTAATTTCTGACATGGTGCTTAATTAGATCAATACTCCTCAAGACCAGCTGCCTCTTGGCTGGCCACATACAGCagaaataaataaccaaaagtTCCAGTGTCAGACGGAATCCTTTCATGCGTTCTTTAGGGCTAACCTTCATAGCAAAACTCATAAAAAAGAACGTTCCAGATGAAAACCCGAGAAGGGTTATCAGAACAACTTACCAGCTTGCTTAGGCAGCGCACGCCAATTGCTATGGCCATATTTCTGAACGTAGGAGATCAAGATCTGATCTTCTTCAGGTGTCCATGGCCCCCTTTTCAATCCCATTTTCTCACAGCAAGGAGCCCTCACCAtttcgttttcttttgtttatgtaTGAACTCGAATGAACAGTATAGATTAATTCTCTCTTATCCTCCTTTGATGCCTTAGAGAACAATGATTTTCACTAATTGGTCTCAAGCTTGCAAGGCCTTGGTGGATATTTATACACCAAATTCTAAGAACATGCACGTGCTTGAAAAGTCCAAAGACGAGAAAGATTAAAAGCatctctaatattaaaaaagcatCAAGCAATTTCCAGGAACCAAGAGTCTCTATGGCTCACACACAGAAGGTCAAAAACACACGGGACAATATTAGATCATATTAGTTTAAaggtaatttataaaatcaccTTTTGAGTACCGACTAGAGTGTGAGATGTCCTCGATTGTCATGTAGTGGCTCCCCAGTCAAAAGGACACGGGGAATTGCTACTTCTTGCACTATTCTTTATTATAAGGAGAATAATGAATAATTACTGGATAGTGATCGGTTAACGTAAGCTAATGGCGCTACAAATTAGAGCACATTCGTTAATGAGGTGCAACCGCTCATTAAAAgcatcttccttttttttatgcaacttGCGGTTGCACTCGTTAACAAGCAGCTAGGCTCTTATAAGCAGCCaaacaacttttaaaatatcttgttaattacttgggattttttttaaaaaaaaaaagagtaatgaGGTCAgggttttaatattatttttttgttattgatgttattaaaatcaaaattaattttaaataatgttgttttgaggggtttttttaaaataaaataattttagtttagttttttttaatattaaaatgacatcattttattttttataaaaatcaaattaacacttAAATTCTGACTGAGTCGATTGATTTTAACTTATATCAACTATcatctaattttaaataaaattagaataaaattttGACTAAGTTTAATCCAAATCACTTCATTTTACACAAAACCCGGTCCAcgtttataaaaagaaaaggaaactcaaagaagggaaaaacgaaaaataaaagaaaatggaacGCACCACATCTTCACGAGCACGAGACGACTGTCAGGATCaagttgagaaaataaaatggagGCTAGTTGCATTTGCAGGCATGTGGTTAATATGATCATTATAATAATCAGGATCAAATTGTCGATTGAAtggaattaattaatgtattgtTGAGGAAAATATAGTATagttgcttcttcttcttcttttttttgtttactagaAGTTGGAAGGTCATTTacactatcaaatttaataattttaccgatggaattttttgTCAGTATTTATACTAGCAGTATGCCGGTATGTATGTTACTGACAGGTTCACAAATAGAAACAATCTATCAAAAAAACTCATCGGTAATTTATAGTTTGTCAATGAAATGTCATCAATAAATATACCAATAGATTTACAGACGGACAGAGCATgccaaatattttttggtgtaaaTCGTGAGTATCACCAGCCAATAAGAATAATAAGCAATAAATGACTCGAATTGATTGAATCCGTTTGTACATAACCTAAGACGCATGTTTCTTATCTTCACTGAAAACTGATGATGCACATTGTTAAAGTGTTTTCAGGCTTTACCATCGGAATGGTGCACCATCACCCTATTCACCGCATCATGTGATTTGTGTCATATTATGTACTCAACAatctttggtgacatgaataacttCTACAGTCTATGCATGATTAGAAAGTATATAAGTTTTTTGTGTGTGACAAGAGTCCTTCCCCTGCCAATCATAAGTTTATAACGAGAATGCCCACGTATTTTGTACTTGGTCAACTCtatattttcaaggtagtataacatgcagaagtttggacacgtgtcaattttctagtatcttataccgaggggtttcatcatgaacTTAGTAACAAAGAGTTCTCTTTCAGTTTGTTTTCTTAAGGTAAAATGCTTATCGctcattcaataattttgtcataacTGACATTACTCAACCAATGATCTAACTTTATGGTGAACACTTGTGCAACGACCAATAATTTACAGTGATTTAtgcaaccatcccataatggtttgtTAGAAtctttgaaaagataaaaaaaaattgttgagtcTGCATTGGGTTCTTcatctacgattggacattgactagCATGACcatgatttattttcattacatCTATAATCATATTTCTATATTGATTAATATTGTCATCTACAATTTCATACACGttgctagaactagaagttgacccaaccattcTTTCTACCATGGTATCGTGAGGAATATATGGTTCTCCGTATGCATATCAACACATATATTTCTCCATGAATcttttttgtagaagatgcattgTTACAATATTTGGAtcgataaattttttatttttaaacctctTGTATAAACATCTAATACCCcttccactaatatttctcggattagatagtgcgtaattaataaaatcatgaaccCTCATGCACTAATTCATCATCCACAACTCTTGGGTGAATCTCTATATTTCATGAATGATCAttcattacttatatcaaacccatataaaataatgatgacaacaagtattaattaactatgttaactaaataatttgcaaaaatattgatttatctcaaactaatctattttaatagtactcttaattcattatcagttatctatataaatttaaatttctacaCATTTACCAAAAATTTCAACTCGAGAATaagattgacaaaatataaaacagacCCATTATATAagcaattatttatttcatcacaaaacacttaTGTCGAAAATTCGAcataaatttcattaatttacaaatacaattttataaaatctaaaacaaaccctagcatgtacaaatcataaatccatacaataaatttgtatgagaaaaactataaaataattaaacacccaaacaaaatacatatactaaaagaaatacacaaaaaaagtcaacattttaaaattaagtttaaataaaaaaagaagaagatatattTACTTACTTAAAGTGGAgaatcttcaataaaatttgagtTAATGTTATGGTGGTCGGATTTATTGTGGGATGTTGAATTGTATTTAGATTGGGAGGAGGGGTGACTGTTTGtagcaggaaaaaaaagcataagAAAGAGGGAGAAATGGGGGAGGGAGAGGGGGGCAATGAGGGTCAATCGacatatcataaattaaatatcactGATGACATTaccgataaaattattttgtcaatAAAAATACCATGTCATCATACAATTTGCCCTTTTGAATTCTACTGTAAGACCCTCTATAATTCTCTCTGTATATAACGATTaaatttttccgtcggtatatttacAAACGTACTTTACCATCGGTAATGCTGTATGTAAAAGTTACACGTCATCatattgtttgctttttttctttttcatttcttatttttccatTGCAATTCTCTTTGTatattttgagaaattttttcTGTTAGTGTTTACTAATAGATACAaggatataaaattttattggtaaaaATCATCGTAATATaccaataagaaaattaattgatttttttatttgtatttattaattttctgcaATGAAACATATGTGTATTATCGGTATAGTAGATATCAGTTGTACTTTTTGTGCAAAAAGTTAATTAGATGGTAAGAGAGATCCAAATTCTAATTTGATACCAACGATCTTCGGTAATTAAACGAATTACCACTCGTGAATACATTAAGAAAAcctcaaaattaatattataccAGCTAGACCAG is a window of Populus nigra chromosome 10, ddPopNigr1.1, whole genome shotgun sequence DNA encoding:
- the LOC133704978 gene encoding transcription factor MYB4-like; the encoded protein is MVRAPCCEKMGLKRGPWTPEEDQILISYVQKYGHSNWRALPKQAGLQRCGKSCRLRWVNYLRPDIKRGNFSKEEEETIIKLHEILGNRWSAIASRLPGRTDNEIKNVWHTHLLKRLKQNGESKSQQHIRIPDCHLNDNKLSQSANSTIPSLSGCKSIEYAQMSPQPSSSDHSSVTDTSVTTSETNNTGLIKVENIDSSEIYPVIDEDFWSEPEMVENSGMPSSNFLDDSQFPFPSPNTMEPAGCYGYGPKVDDSMEFWYNLFIKSGGIEELPVQYLQRYSYLADERI